A stretch of the Papaver somniferum cultivar HN1 chromosome 6, ASM357369v1, whole genome shotgun sequence genome encodes the following:
- the LOC113286323 gene encoding putative disease resistance protein At3g14460, translated as MHNLKRLEFSRCKELKALPHNLGALTQLRSLDLSETGIQELPDTLTSYLYKLESVNLGSICKFPKDIKNWVELRSFIYSGKTNGATMPRGLEKLTRLEELVPYLVRKDIEVSTGTSYYSTSSSIQELADLNSLRKLKILNLENVRGKIDAERANLKDKQNIKDLTLQWEPKEGEGDDLAVAITAAMVLEGLQPHPNLEIFYINGFPGLEPPKWMASSSSLPNLVKLTFHGNKCENLVSLGQLSCLKILHILHMNSVKCLGKEFYQQEEVGYKGSSAAATTTLFPSLTELRIQYMEDLEEWVAPSQPDNSFPCLEILQISFCNNLTSIPDLSLWASTLRHLDISSCFKLKESIALYADGLQRSVKDKEELDMLDLFSALYGAPTKAS; from the exons ATGCACAATTTAAAGAGGCTGGAATTCTCAAGGTGCAAGGAGTTAAAAGCACTGCCCCATAACCTTGGAGCTTTGACACAACTAAGATCACTTGATTTATCGGAAACTGGAATACAAGAATTGCCTGACACTTTGACGAGCTACCTCTACAAATTAGAGTCAGTGAACCTTGGTAGTATATGTAAGTTCCCCAAAGATATCAAGAATTGGGTGGAATTAAGAAGTTTCATATACTCGGGGAAGACAAATGGTGCGACAATGCCTAGAGGTTTAGAAAAGTTAACTCGCCTTGAAGAATTAGTCCCTTACCTGGTGCGGAAAGATATAGAGGTCTCCACTGGAACGAGTTATTATTCTACTTCTAGTTCTATCCAAGAATTAGCAGATCTGAACTCCCTTCGGAAATTGAAGATACTAAATCTTGAGAATGTGAGAGGTAAAATAGACGCCGAGAGGGCGAATCTAAAAGACAAGCAAAACATTAAAGATTTGACTCTACAATGGGAACctaaagaaggagaaggagacgaTTTGGCTGTTGCTATTACTGCTGCTATGGTGCTGGAAGGTCTCCAACCTCACCCTAATTTGGAGATATTTTACATTAATGGTTTCCCCGGTTTAGAGCCTCCGAAGTGGATGGCTTCATCTTCCAGTCTTCCTAATTTAGTAAAGTTAACATTTCATGGCAACAAATGTGAAAATCTTGTAAGCCTTGGTCAGCTCTCATGTCTTAAGATTCTTCACATTTTACATATGAATTCAGTCAAGTGTTTGGGAAAAGAGTTTTACCAGCAAGAAGAAGTAGGATATAAAGGTTCTTCTGCAGCTGCAACAACAACATTATTCCCTTCGTTAACTGAGTTGCGCATCCAATACATGGAAGACTTAGAAGAATGGGTTGCACCTTCTCAACCTGATAATTCCTTTCCCTGCCTTGAGATACTTCAAATTAGCTTCTGCAATAATTTAACATCTATACCAGATTTAAGTTTATGGGCTTCAACTCTACGACACTTGGATATTTCCAGCTGCTTCAAGTTGAAGGAGTCAATAGCACTCTATGCTGATGGTTTACAAAGATCGGTGAAGGATAAGGAGGAGCTTGATATGCTGGATCTCTTTTCAGCTCTTTATGGA GCACCAACAAAAGCAAGCTAA